From Haliotis asinina isolate JCU_RB_2024 chromosome 8, JCU_Hal_asi_v2, whole genome shotgun sequence, a single genomic window includes:
- the LOC137294776 gene encoding probable E3 ubiquitin-protein ligase IRF2BPL, translated as MSMPHRAHRQHCYLCDLPRTPWAMLHDFSESVCRGCVNYEGPDRIEMIIEAARQMKRAHGFQEGRSSVKQGQPPSHGHMPPRHHPDAHLEPPRIHHGPPPPDRYRNVMEYTPGPRINGIAVGHVMHRPDEQLSDLQRGSPTIPRGPLPPHQGFPGPLPPGRHPHGLGLMPMPHPAPMNGKRGDTEEEESSSHSSSDENGNKMGPMDDPALRPPLVRETVAVLSSAVPFEIRFKKEHSLCGRVFAFDASIKQGAEYDLKMFVEYPLGSGTIYNSASGVAKQMYQDCMKDFGIKGLSSGFKYLEYEMKHGSGDWRLLGDMLPELVRIFKDPVKKDMIPSPHVDSSLPPLPSPSSLSRGHAGTPKPPVPRSVYEGRKRKASPDPEGEVRGKLSEEQFKRQQWMQNQSEALKLTINSAAYSSGMPSSTSMSPMSNHTPTPPETGSGQNGPSPMAALMTVTDNITPGGSPMRGEGGIRHGQRHNHSPATQHLFRGRSVAQGPVSDAGVGSTMPESTVPNSETLKCTLCHERLEDTHFVQCPSVGEHKFCFPCSRDSIKRQGAGAEVYCPSGKKCPLAGSNVPWAFMQGEIATILGEDFKELKIKKERDT; from the coding sequence ATGTCAATGCCTCACCGCGCCCACAGACAACACTGCTACCTGTGCGATCTTCCTAGGACACCATGGGCTATGTTACATGATTTCTCTGAGTCTGTGTGTCGAGGATGTGTCAACTATGAAGGACCAGATCGTATAGAAATGATCATCGAAGCGGCGAGGCAAATGAAACGTGCTCATGGATTCCAAGAAGGGCGATCGTCTGTCAAACAGGGACAGCCACCGTCACACGGACACATGCCCCCACGTCACCATCCTGACGCACACTTGGAACCCCCGCGGATACACCACGGACCCCCTCCACCAGACAGGTACCGGAATGTTATGGAATACACCCCGGGGCCAAGAATCAATGGCATCGCAGTCGGACATGTTATGCATAGACCAGACGAACAGCTTTCCGATCTTCAGCGGGGAAGCCCCACTATTCCACGAGGGCCACTCCCCCCTCATCAAGGATTTCCTGGACCCCTGCCCCCTGGTAGGCATCCTCACGGGCTGGGCCTCATGCCCATGCCACACCCTGCCCCCATGAACGGTAAGCGTGGGGACACAGAGGAGGAAGAAAGTTCCAGCCATTCAAGTAGTGATGAGAATGGCAACAAAATGGGACCAATGGACGACCCGGCCCTGAGGCCACCGCTTGTACGTGAGACTGTGGCAGTGTTGTCATCTGCAGTGCCTTTTGAGATAAGATTCAAGAAAGAACATTCATTGTGTGGACGTGTGTTTGCTTTTGATGCAAGTATCAAACAGGGTGCTGAGTATGACTTAAAAATGTTTGTGGAGTATCCTCTGGGATCAGGTACAATTTACAACAGTGCTTCTGGGGTTGCCAAGCAAATGTACCAGGACTGCATGAAGGACTTTGGTATTAAGGGATTATCTTCAGGTTTCAAGTATCTTGagtatgaaatgaaacatggaagtGGTGACTGGAGATTACTTGGTGATATGTTGCCAGAGTTGGTACGCATATTCAAGGATCCAGTCAAGAAGGATATGATCCCCTCACCCCACGTTGACAGCTCACTTCCCCCTTTGCCCAGCCCCTCATCATTATCGAGGGGTCATGCAGGGACACCCAAGCCCCCTGTTCCACGGTCTGTGTATGAGGGAAGGAAACGCAAGGCTTCACCTGACCCAGAGGGGGAAGTTAGAGGTAAGCTGTCAGAAGAGCAATTTAAACGTCAACAATGGATGCAAAATCAATCAGAAGCTTTAAAACTGACTATAAATTCTGCTGCTTATAGCTCTGGGATGCCAAGCTCAACATCAATGTCACCCATGAGTAATCACACCCCTACCCCTCCGGAAACTGGAAGTGGACAGAATGGCCCTTCACCAATGGCGGCACTGATGACCGTTACAGACAATATTACTCCAGGTGGGTCGCCAATGAGGGGAGAGGGTGGAATTAGACATGGACAAAGACATAATCATTCCCCAGCTACTCAGCACTTGTTTCGTGGTCGTTCAGTAGCTCAGGGGCCTGTCTCTGATGCAGGGGTTGGTAGTACAATGCCCGAATCAACAGTCCCGAATTCAGAAACATTAAAGTGTACTTTATGTCATGAAAGACTAGAGGATACACACTTTGTTCAGTGTCCCTCTGTTGGTGAACACAAGTTTTGTTTTCCTTGCTCAAGAGACAGCATCAAACGTCAAGGAGCTGGGGCTGAAGTATATTGCCCAAGTGGCAAAAAGTGCCCACTAGCTGGTTCAAATGTCCCATGGGCTTTCATGCAAGGTGAGATTGCAACAATTCTTGGTGAAGACTTCAAGGAATTGAAGATCAAGAAAGAGCGAGACACTTAA